Proteins encoded within one genomic window of Geotalea daltonii FRC-32:
- a CDS encoding HD-GYP domain-containing protein: MKDGSLVERSDEIALDPLSGYAVNLLEAQSQEEVVLVNWADSYESIEDFQSYFHPAVKNFISSPIINFIICRISGEVPGAIVAINYPGKATTYDAEVLKSMAVVIGSLQTISDEVQETEKAFRYTIEALARACEAAEEDTGKHIQRVNRYAGALAANMGLPNDFVETVSFSAQMHDVGKIKIPASILLKNGPLDDAETALIRMHPVYGRQILGDSPRLQVARDIAISHHENWDGSGYPNRLAGENIPLAGRIVKLADVYDALRSNRSYKTPLTHQATLSIFRNGDERINPEKHFDPVLLGVFFKIEHIFDKIYESFNVNPAN; the protein is encoded by the coding sequence CTCAGTCCCAGGAGGAAGTAGTTTTAGTCAACTGGGCGGACAGCTACGAGAGCATCGAAGACTTCCAGTCCTATTTCCATCCGGCAGTTAAAAATTTTATTTCTTCTCCAATTATCAACTTCATTATTTGCCGCATAAGCGGCGAGGTGCCGGGTGCCATTGTTGCTATCAACTACCCTGGAAAGGCGACTACTTACGACGCAGAGGTTCTCAAAAGCATGGCAGTGGTGATCGGCTCATTGCAGACCATATCGGATGAGGTACAGGAGACAGAGAAGGCATTCAGATACACAATAGAGGCCCTTGCCAGAGCCTGCGAAGCTGCCGAGGAAGATACGGGGAAACATATCCAGAGGGTGAACCGGTATGCCGGTGCCCTTGCTGCCAACATGGGACTTCCCAACGATTTTGTGGAAACGGTTTCCTTTTCGGCGCAGATGCATGATGTGGGGAAAATCAAGATTCCGGCTTCCATTTTACTTAAAAATGGGCCTCTTGATGATGCGGAAACAGCGCTAATCCGCATGCACCCGGTCTATGGCCGGCAGATTTTAGGTGACTCGCCCAGGCTACAGGTGGCACGGGATATTGCCATTTCCCATCATGAAAACTGGGATGGCAGCGGTTATCCAAATCGCCTTGCTGGCGAGAATATCCCGCTGGCTGGAAGAATCGTCAAGTTAGCCGATGTTTATGATGCCCTTAGATCAAACAGAAGCTACAAGACCCCTCTCACCCATCAGGCCACCCTGTCCATTTTCCGCAATGGTGATGAAAGGATCAACCCGGAGAAACACTTTGATCCTGTGCTTCTCGGGGTATTTTTCAAGATCGAGCATATCTTTGACAAGATTTATGAGAGCTTCAACGTTAATCCTGCCAATTGA